One segment of Candidatus Eisenbacteria bacterium DNA contains the following:
- a CDS encoding adenylosuccinate synthase, with protein sequence MSCRVVVGAQWGDEGKGKIVDLLSQEADVVARYQGGPNAGHTVCVGDKQFILHLIPSGILRPRTVCYIGNGVVIDPEALRTEREKLLKQGISVEGRLFVSGSAHVILPDHRVLERQTEGGDSPIGTTGRGIGPAYTDKAGRVGLRVVDLLDPEIRSERLRSLRERTLRMVGTDAPVEPMEDVLARCERDAELLRPIVANVSREVNAALAAGKRILLEGAQGTHLDLDHGTYPYVTSSSAVSGGACTGVGIGPTYIDEVIGVAKAYATRVGNGPFPSELEGKLAEILREEGNEYGATTGRPRRCGWFDAVAIRHAVRVNGLTQIVITKLDVLDSLTEVQAVTAYDVRGVRVVEMPESLAELRDARPVCERFQGWEAATGRARQWDDLPREARRYLDRLEELAGVPIRLVSVGSGRDENVQRHANPRPTHTVGR encoded by the coding sequence ATGTCGTGCCGCGTCGTCGTAGGCGCCCAATGGGGCGATGAGGGAAAAGGAAAGATCGTCGACCTGCTGAGCCAGGAGGCGGATGTCGTTGCCCGGTACCAAGGTGGCCCGAACGCGGGCCATACCGTTTGCGTGGGCGACAAGCAGTTCATCCTTCATTTGATTCCTTCGGGAATCCTTCGCCCCCGCACGGTCTGCTACATCGGGAACGGGGTGGTCATCGACCCGGAGGCGCTGCGGACGGAGCGGGAGAAGCTTCTGAAGCAGGGCATCTCGGTGGAGGGCCGGCTCTTCGTCTCGGGATCGGCCCACGTCATCCTGCCCGACCACCGGGTCCTCGAGCGTCAGACCGAGGGGGGCGACAGCCCGATCGGAACGACCGGGCGGGGCATCGGCCCGGCCTATACGGACAAGGCCGGCCGCGTGGGGCTTCGCGTCGTGGACCTCCTCGATCCCGAAATCCGGTCGGAGCGCCTGCGGTCGCTGCGGGAGCGCACGCTCCGCATGGTTGGCACCGACGCGCCCGTCGAGCCGATGGAAGACGTGCTCGCGCGCTGCGAGCGCGACGCCGAGCTTCTCCGTCCCATCGTGGCCAACGTGTCGCGCGAGGTCAACGCGGCGCTCGCCGCGGGCAAGCGGATCCTTCTCGAAGGCGCGCAGGGAACCCACCTCGACCTGGACCACGGCACGTACCCGTACGTCACGTCCTCGAGCGCCGTCTCGGGCGGCGCGTGCACGGGCGTGGGCATCGGACCGACCTACATCGACGAGGTGATCGGCGTGGCGAAGGCCTACGCGACCCGCGTCGGGAACGGGCCGTTCCCGTCCGAGCTCGAGGGCAAGCTCGCGGAGATCCTGCGCGAGGAAGGAAACGAATACGGCGCCACGACCGGGAGGCCACGCCGGTGCGGCTGGTTCGATGCCGTCGCTATCCGCCACGCCGTGCGCGTCAACGGGCTCACCCAGATCGTGATCACCAAGCTCGACGTCCTCGACTCCCTGACCGAGGTGCAGGCCGTCACCGCGTACGATGTCCGCGGCGTGCGCGTGGTGGAGATGCCGGAGTCCTTGGCCGAGCTCCGCGACGCGCGTCCGGTCTGCGAGAGATTCCAGGGCTGGGAGGCCGCCACGGGGCGCGCGCGGCAATGGGACGATCTCCCGCGCGAGGCGCGGCGCTACCTCGACCGGCTCGAGGAGCTGGCCGGGGTTCCCATCCGGCTCGTTTCCGTGGGCTCGGGCCGTGACGAGAACGTGCAGCGGCACGCCAATCCGCGCCCGACCCATACGGTGGGCCGCTAG
- a CDS encoding diaminopimelate decarboxylase translates to MFLTPREAAAVRERFGTPCYVYDRATLEAAARRALAFPHAFGITVRYAIKANSNHAVLGIFRDLGLHIDASSDHEVERALRAGFAPERIMLTSQMPSRRLEEFVERRILYNACSLHQLDRFGHAFAGRDVTIRVNPGLGSGSIHRVNTGGPASSFGIWHEYLDEAKATAARHRVTIRGLHTHIGSGNDPAVWTRVASMVLDIAERLLDVATVSLGGGFKVARVAGEHETDLAVVGAVVRDALLDFQRRTGRSLRLEIEPGTYLVANGGLVLATCVDVVDTGVGGYVFAKLDTGMTEVTRPSLYGAQHPIEVVASKRPQTAVVFVGPCCETGDILTPASGDPEALAPREVPLPEIGDLVVVGGAGAYCAAMSTSNYNSYPTAPEVMRESEGRFRLVRRRETIDQLLSNEVSEAS, encoded by the coding sequence TTGTTCCTGACACCGCGCGAGGCCGCGGCCGTACGAGAGCGTTTCGGCACCCCATGCTACGTGTACGACCGCGCGACCCTCGAGGCGGCGGCGCGGCGCGCCCTCGCGTTCCCCCATGCGTTCGGCATCACCGTCCGCTACGCGATCAAGGCGAATTCGAACCACGCCGTTCTCGGGATCTTCCGGGATCTCGGGCTCCACATCGATGCGTCGAGCGATCACGAGGTCGAGCGGGCGCTCCGGGCCGGATTCGCGCCCGAGCGCATCATGCTCACCTCGCAGATGCCTTCCAGGCGCCTGGAGGAATTCGTCGAGCGAAGAATCCTCTACAACGCCTGCTCCCTCCATCAGCTCGACCGCTTTGGCCACGCGTTCGCCGGTCGGGACGTCACGATCCGCGTCAACCCGGGCCTGGGGAGCGGGTCGATACACCGCGTGAACACCGGAGGGCCCGCCTCGAGCTTCGGGATCTGGCACGAGTACCTGGACGAAGCCAAGGCGACCGCCGCGCGGCACCGGGTCACGATCCGCGGCCTCCACACCCATATCGGATCGGGGAACGATCCCGCCGTCTGGACCCGGGTCGCCTCGATGGTACTCGACATCGCCGAGCGCCTGCTCGACGTGGCGACGGTGAGCCTCGGGGGCGGATTCAAGGTGGCGCGCGTCGCGGGGGAGCACGAGACCGACCTCGCGGTGGTCGGGGCGGTCGTACGCGATGCGCTTCTCGATTTCCAGCGTCGCACCGGACGTTCGCTCCGCCTCGAGATCGAGCCCGGCACCTACCTGGTCGCGAACGGCGGCCTCGTCCTGGCGACCTGCGTCGACGTGGTGGATACCGGCGTCGGCGGGTACGTCTTCGCGAAGCTCGACACCGGCATGACGGAAGTGACCCGGCCGTCCCTCTACGGCGCCCAGCACCCGATCGAGGTCGTCGCCAGCAAGCGGCCCCAGACCGCGGTTGTGTTCGTCGGACCCTGCTGCGAGACGGGCGACATCCTCACGCCCGCTTCGGGCGACCCGGAGGCGCTGGCGCCGCGGGAGGTGCCGCTGCCGGAGATCGGCGATCTGGTGGTGGTGGGCGGCGCCGGTGCCTACTGCGCGGCAATGTCGACCTCGAACTACAACTCCTACCCCACGGCCCCCGAGGTCATGCGCGAGAGCGAAGGCCGGTTCCGCCTCGTCAGGCGGCGCGAGACGATCGACCAGCTACTCTCGAATGAGGTCAGCGAGGCGTCGTAA
- the lon gene encoding endopeptidase La, with the protein MRERIPLLPLRDVVIFPYMTIPLLVGRVASVNAIEAAVQKDRVVFVLAQRRPEVTDPASKDLYRIGTVVRVLQLFRLPDGTMRVLVEGICRGKAKKFFSGADSMSASVTVLKDEMQPEPQLEALTRNVLASFNDYVHLNRRVPDEILSNANNIANPVLLSYTIASHMILKVGVKQEILEQDDLVERFRLLSRTMASELEILKLERKIEGQVRSQVHKNQKEFYLNEQLKAIRKELGYQNEFSNEIEELIQQVKKAKMPKEVNDKAMKELDKLQKMSFMSPEATVVRNYVDWLVSLPWSILTEDNHDIKAVERILDEDHYGLKKVKERIVEYLAVLKLSGQLKGPILCFVGPPGVGKTSLGKSIARALGRKFIRMSLGGVRDEAEIRGHRRTYIGSLPGRMIQGMKRAGSRNPVFLLDEIDKLGMDFRGDPASALLEVLDPEQNHTFQDHYLEVDFDLSQVMFITTSNTLYSIPAALVDRMEIIRLPGYLEFEKVEIAKKFLLPKEAKAHGLEPTDLKIGDKALRGIINQYTREAGVRNLEREIAAVCRKIARKKATTGKARTFHVTESGLQAYLGVPKFLDSQIERRSRVGVATGLAWTDAGGDLLNVEVSVVPGSGALSLTGKLGETMRESGLAALSYTRSRATPLGLDKKFYKDVDVHVHLPEGAIPKDGPSAGITMATALVSALTGVPTRDDVAMTGEITLLGNVLPIGGLNEKVVAAMRAGVKEVIIPKLNEKDLKELPDFVRNGVIFRLVETMDEVLEIALNPGESRQSVQRDPDEERVHLAH; encoded by the coding sequence ATCCGGGAGCGGATTCCGCTTCTCCCGCTCCGGGACGTCGTCATTTTCCCATACATGACCATTCCGCTCCTCGTGGGCCGTGTCGCGTCGGTGAACGCGATCGAGGCCGCGGTCCAGAAGGACCGGGTCGTCTTCGTCCTGGCCCAGCGCCGCCCCGAGGTGACCGACCCTGCCTCCAAGGACCTCTACCGAATCGGGACGGTCGTGCGCGTGCTCCAGCTCTTCCGCCTCCCCGACGGGACCATGCGGGTTCTGGTCGAGGGGATCTGCCGCGGGAAGGCGAAGAAGTTCTTCTCGGGCGCGGACTCGATGTCGGCCTCCGTCACGGTGCTGAAGGACGAGATGCAGCCCGAGCCGCAGCTCGAGGCCCTGACCCGGAACGTCCTCGCCTCGTTCAACGACTATGTCCACCTGAACCGCCGCGTCCCGGACGAGATCCTCTCGAACGCGAACAACATCGCGAATCCGGTTCTTCTCTCCTACACGATCGCCTCCCACATGATCCTCAAGGTGGGGGTGAAGCAGGAGATCCTCGAGCAGGACGATCTGGTCGAGCGCTTCCGGCTTCTGAGCCGGACGATGGCGAGCGAGCTGGAGATCTTGAAGCTCGAGCGGAAGATCGAGGGCCAGGTCCGGAGCCAGGTCCACAAGAACCAGAAGGAGTTCTATCTCAACGAGCAGCTCAAGGCGATCCGCAAGGAGCTCGGCTACCAGAACGAGTTCTCGAACGAGATCGAGGAGCTGATCCAGCAGGTCAAGAAGGCCAAGATGCCAAAGGAAGTGAACGACAAGGCGATGAAGGAGCTCGACAAGCTCCAGAAGATGTCGTTCATGTCGCCCGAGGCCACCGTCGTCCGCAACTACGTCGACTGGCTGGTGTCGCTTCCGTGGAGCATCCTGACCGAGGACAACCACGACATCAAGGCGGTAGAGCGGATCCTCGACGAGGATCACTACGGGCTGAAGAAGGTGAAAGAGCGGATCGTCGAGTACCTGGCTGTCTTGAAGCTGTCGGGTCAGCTGAAGGGCCCCATCCTCTGCTTCGTCGGCCCGCCCGGCGTCGGTAAGACCTCACTCGGGAAATCGATCGCCCGCGCCCTCGGGCGGAAGTTCATCCGCATGTCGCTGGGCGGCGTGCGGGACGAGGCCGAGATCCGCGGGCATCGGCGCACCTACATCGGGTCGCTCCCAGGGCGCATGATCCAGGGGATGAAGCGGGCCGGCTCGCGGAACCCGGTCTTCCTCCTCGACGAGATCGACAAGCTGGGGATGGATTTCCGCGGCGATCCTGCGTCGGCGCTTTTGGAAGTGCTCGACCCGGAGCAGAACCACACGTTCCAGGATCATTACCTGGAGGTCGACTTCGACCTCTCCCAGGTGATGTTCATCACCACGAGCAACACCCTCTACTCGATCCCAGCGGCCCTGGTCGACCGGATGGAGATCATCCGTCTGCCCGGGTACCTCGAGTTCGAGAAGGTGGAGATCGCGAAGAAGTTCCTGCTCCCCAAGGAAGCCAAAGCGCACGGCCTCGAGCCGACCGATCTCAAGATCGGCGACAAGGCCCTCCGAGGGATCATCAACCAATACACGCGTGAGGCGGGCGTCCGGAATCTGGAGCGCGAAATCGCGGCCGTCTGCCGGAAGATCGCCCGGAAGAAGGCGACGACCGGCAAGGCGCGCACGTTCCACGTCACCGAGAGCGGCCTCCAGGCGTACCTGGGCGTTCCGAAGTTCCTCGACAGCCAGATCGAGCGGCGATCGCGCGTGGGCGTGGCGACGGGCCTGGCGTGGACCGACGCTGGCGGCGACCTGCTCAACGTGGAAGTGAGCGTGGTGCCCGGCTCGGGAGCCCTCTCCTTGACCGGCAAGCTCGGCGAGACGATGCGCGAATCAGGCCTCGCGGCGCTTTCCTACACGCGCTCGAGGGCGACCCCGTTGGGTCTCGACAAGAAGTTCTACAAGGACGTCGACGTGCATGTGCACCTGCCCGAGGGAGCGATCCCGAAGGACGGCCCCTCGGCCGGCATCACGATGGCCACGGCGCTCGTCTCGGCCCTCACGGGAGTCCCGACCCGGGACGACGTGGCGATGACGGGCGAGATCACGCTCCTCGGCAACGTCCTCCCGATCGGGGGGCTGAACGAGAAGGTGGTCGCGGCCATGCGCGCCGGCGTGAAAGAGGTCATCATTCCGAAGCTGAACGAGAAGGACCTGAAGGAGCTCCCCGACTTCGTTCGGAACGGGGTTATCTTCAGGCTCGTCGAAACGATGGACGAGGTGCTCGAGATCGCGCTCAACCCGGGCGAGTCGAGACAGAGCGTCCAGCGCGATCCCGACGAAGAGCGCGTACACCTGGCCCACTGA